One stretch of Candidatus Culexarchaeum yellowstonense DNA includes these proteins:
- a CDS encoding PaREP1 family protein — protein FNATDTIAMKLGINELPLWWRAAWVLHVEGFHEAKLNSERVKKDSKYIEAIVNLAKSLREEACKTKQ, from the coding sequence TCTTCAACGCCACAGACACCATAGCAATGAAATTAGGCATCAACGAGCTACCATTATGGTGGAGAGCAGCATGGGTCCTACATGTAGAAGGATTCCACGAAGCCAAACTCAACAGTGAAAGAGTTAAAAAGGACTCAAAATACATAGAGGCAATAGTAAATCTCGCAAAAAGTTTACGAGAAGAAGCATGCAAAACAAAACAGTGA
- a CDS encoding aldehyde ferredoxin oxidoreductase family protein, translating into MPFGFNGRWLRVNLSTGEVRVEDVSEEVYRAFLGGRGFCAYVLFRELKPGVDPFGPENKLVFATSVVTGVPVAGVSRVSVGAKSPLTYTYGEAEAGGFFAVEMKFSGFDAIIFEGASERPVYLWVRDGLAELRDASHLWGLRTGEFADAVRGELGESVVRVACIGPAGEKLVRFANVMFDNRYAAGRGGLGAVMGSKRLKGVVVKGSRRPFSFHDERKLLDVARWFGENWRKYPGAVSRSIYGTREVVSPLNRDGTLPTLHFRGGSFDGADLISGEALNNTLLVGREGCFACPLQCKAVVKAKPPYETDPIYGGPEYETVASFGSLCGVADLNAISYANQICNAYGVDTISAGVVLAFAMECFERGIISERDTGGVRLRFGDADAMIKMLLKIVNREGFGDILAEGVKRASEIIGRGSGNFALHVKGKEIPMHEPRSKVGVGLMYALSPIGADHLQAPHDPVYMREREDLKSLGIMGAVDRWDMGPEKVKTTYYGMLWWGLLDCLGICKFTFIPHSAGVLTPNHLVEIVNASTGWQTSLWELMKASERAFNLIRCFNIREGVKADEDMLPKRFFEELEFGARRGEKLDIGGFQRAVKLFYEMAGWDSEGMPTKAKLYELGLGWVANEIYKG; encoded by the coding sequence TTGCCTTTTGGGTTTAATGGTAGGTGGCTTAGGGTTAATCTTTCCACTGGTGAGGTTAGGGTTGAAGATGTTTCTGAGGAGGTTTATAGGGCTTTTTTGGGTGGTAGGGGTTTCTGTGCTTATGTGCTTTTTAGGGAGTTGAAGCCTGGTGTGGATCCATTTGGGCCTGAGAATAAGCTTGTTTTTGCCACTAGTGTTGTGACTGGTGTTCCTGTGGCTGGTGTTAGTAGGGTTAGTGTGGGTGCTAAGTCTCCTCTCACCTATACTTATGGGGAGGCTGAGGCTGGCGGCTTCTTTGCTGTGGAGATGAAGTTTTCCGGTTTTGATGCCATAATTTTTGAGGGGGCGTCTGAGAGGCCTGTTTATTTGTGGGTTAGGGATGGTTTGGCTGAGTTGAGGGATGCTTCGCATCTTTGGGGTTTGAGGACTGGGGAGTTTGCTGATGCTGTTAGGGGGGAGTTGGGTGAATCTGTTGTTAGGGTTGCATGTATTGGTCCTGCTGGGGAGAAGCTTGTTAGGTTTGCGAATGTAATGTTTGATAATCGTTATGCTGCTGGTAGGGGTGGTTTGGGTGCTGTTATGGGTTCTAAGAGGCTTAAGGGTGTTGTGGTTAAGGGTTCTAGGAGGCCTTTCAGCTTCCATGATGAGAGGAAGCTTTTGGATGTGGCTAGATGGTTTGGTGAGAATTGGAGGAAGTATCCTGGGGCTGTTTCTAGGAGTATTTATGGTACTAGGGAGGTTGTATCTCCATTGAATAGGGATGGTACACTTCCAACACTGCATTTTAGGGGTGGATCTTTTGATGGGGCTGATTTGATAAGTGGGGAGGCTTTGAATAATACTTTGCTTGTGGGGAGGGAGGGGTGTTTTGCATGTCCACTTCAATGTAAGGCTGTGGTTAAGGCTAAGCCCCCCTATGAGACGGATCCAATTTATGGTGGACCTGAATATGAGACTGTTGCATCCTTCGGTTCACTTTGCGGTGTGGCAGATTTGAATGCAATATCCTATGCTAATCAGATTTGTAATGCTTATGGTGTGGATACCATTAGTGCTGGTGTTGTTTTGGCTTTCGCCATGGAGTGTTTCGAGAGGGGGATTATAAGTGAGCGGGATACTGGCGGTGTTAGGCTTAGGTTTGGTGATGCAGATGCCATGATCAAAATGCTGCTCAAGATTGTTAATAGGGAGGGGTTTGGAGATATACTTGCTGAGGGGGTTAAGAGGGCTTCAGAGATTATTGGTAGGGGTTCAGGGAATTTTGCATTGCATGTTAAGGGTAAGGAGATCCCCATGCATGAGCCTCGCAGTAAGGTTGGTGTTGGTTTAATGTATGCCCTATCACCCATAGGTGCAGATCACCTTCAAGCTCCACATGACCCAGTCTATATGAGGGAACGTGAAGATTTGAAATCGCTGGGTATTATGGGGGCTGTGGATAGATGGGATATGGGGCCGGAGAAGGTTAAAACCACATATTATGGTATGCTTTGGTGGGGGTTACTGGACTGTTTGGGTATATGTAAATTCACCTTCATCCCACACTCAGCTGGGGTTTTAACGCCAAACCATTTGGTTGAGATTGTTAATGCTTCTACGGGGTGGCAGACAAGCTTATGGGAGCTTATGAAGGCAAGTGAGAGAGCCTTCAACTTGATAAGATGCTTCAACATCCGTGAAGGAGTGAAGGCTGATGAGGATATGCTACCAAAAAGATTCTTTGAGGAATTGGAGTTTGGTGCAAGGAGGGGGGAGAAGCTGGATATTGGGGGATTCCAGAGGGCAGTAAAACTCTTCTATGAAATGGCTGGATGGGATTCTGAGGGGATGCCGACGAAGGCTAAATTATACGAGCTTGGATTAGGATGGGTTGCAAATGAAATATATAAGGGTTAA
- a CDS encoding DUF433 domain-containing protein, with product MDLLANGWTIEEILGNYPQLEGEDVIAALKYAAEVLKRS from the coding sequence TTGGATCTGCTTGCCAATGGTTGGACTATTGAAGAAATCTTGGGGAATTATCCTCAATTGGAGGGGGAGGATGTTATTGCCGCTTTGAAGTATGCTGCTGAGGTCCTGAAGAGGAGTTGA
- a CDS encoding division/cell wall cluster transcriptional repressor MraZ encodes MSILKLDKRGRLTLPKKLRESLEIEEEVLVINAGDHLKLIPLPSNPFKTLEGTLSIKKPFEELRKQAELKAEKEAL; translated from the coding sequence ATGAGCATTTTAAAACTTGATAAGAGGGGGAGGCTGACTTTACCGAAAAAGCTGAGGGAATCTTTGGAGATTGAGGAGGAGGTTCTCGTCATAAATGCTGGAGACCACTTAAAGCTGATCCCCCTACCCTCAAACCCATTTAAAACACTTGAGGGGACCCTAAGCATTAAGAAGCCATTCGAGGAATTGAGGAAACAGGCAGAGCTAAAAGCCGAAAAGGAAGCTTTGTAA
- a CDS encoding cation-translocating P-type ATPase, translating to MEWHALPLQEVVRQLETDPNRGLEDAEANRRLERFGANLLIKEREISFLGIVREEITEPMILLLLAVGVLYSFWGELRDALTIFAIILALVFIEVWNEFRAKRSIEALKRLASPSTIVVRSGRPQEIQTSELVPGDLILLKVGQRIPADARLVEAYGLQIDESSLTGESFPIPKDAMVVLPEKTEIADRKNMIFAGTIVVRGQGKAIVVATGPNTELGRVGKLAQEVKEPKTPLQLAMKQLSSSLLWIALFFSMLIPLLGIVRGLNWQQMVLTGLSLAFATIPEEMPIIITMVLGLGALTLSKKHALVKRLRAAETLGSVTVIATDKTGTITQNKLTIKGFYFDDKISQIDNPREIPKKLLETALLAEGIFTVLEDEKASLRNSLQRAILDAAQEAGINVRELQSSYVLRDELSFDNTRKMASYIYEHDNTLHIFSSGAPEVILERSLKIWKNNKELDLCTKDKEEIKDAISIMARRGWRLLGFGLRRISNKDGPWTEDLERGLIFVGIIGFIDPPRPEVKDAIHSCRNAGIRVVMITGDHPETARAIAREVGIDNSQILSGIEISKMNDEELKKALKTTSIFARTTPEHKLRIVRSLREEGEIVAVTGDGINDAPALKEADIGIAMGIRGTDVAKEAADMILTDDNFATIAIAVREGRKIYDNLRKAVRYYLACKVALVSSFLLPIILGVPLPFAPIQIIVLELFMDLAASATFTAEPEEHDVMVRPPRNPKEKFMTKAMWNSIFTSALGLFLAVTVSYLFHWYQNYSLIQAQTAAFATWMLGHIFLALNLRSEKEPLHHMSLTSNKPMLIWIVIVVLALSLSVNLAPLQKSLKITSLPMTSWILIIVASFMATFWMEAKKILQSTIIQETQKTRI from the coding sequence ATGGAGTGGCACGCCCTTCCACTGCAAGAAGTAGTCCGGCAATTAGAAACTGACCCCAATAGGGGATTAGAAGATGCAGAGGCAAATCGAAGGCTTGAAAGGTTTGGAGCAAACCTTCTCATCAAAGAAAGGGAAATCAGTTTCTTAGGAATAGTTCGCGAAGAGATCACAGAGCCCATGATTCTCCTTCTCCTAGCTGTGGGTGTTCTCTACAGTTTTTGGGGCGAGCTGCGAGATGCCTTAACTATCTTCGCTATTATTCTTGCACTGGTTTTCATCGAAGTTTGGAACGAGTTTCGAGCAAAACGTTCAATCGAGGCACTGAAAAGATTAGCTTCCCCTTCAACCATCGTGGTAAGAAGTGGTCGCCCACAAGAAATCCAAACTTCCGAACTTGTTCCAGGTGACCTAATACTCTTAAAGGTTGGTCAAAGGATACCAGCTGATGCGAGACTTGTTGAAGCATATGGTCTCCAAATCGACGAATCTTCTCTTACTGGCGAATCATTCCCTATCCCTAAAGACGCTATGGTTGTTTTACCTGAAAAGACAGAAATCGCAGATCGAAAAAACATGATCTTCGCAGGAACGATTGTTGTCAGAGGTCAGGGCAAAGCAATTGTCGTAGCCACCGGACCTAATACAGAATTAGGAAGAGTGGGCAAACTTGCCCAAGAGGTCAAAGAGCCCAAAACACCACTACAACTGGCCATGAAACAGCTTTCAAGCTCGCTCCTCTGGATTGCCCTCTTCTTCAGCATGCTCATTCCACTGCTTGGAATTGTCAGAGGACTGAATTGGCAGCAAATGGTTCTCACTGGCCTCTCACTTGCCTTCGCCACAATACCCGAGGAGATGCCTATAATCATTACAATGGTGCTTGGACTAGGCGCTCTCACCCTCTCTAAAAAACATGCCTTGGTCAAGCGCTTACGTGCAGCGGAAACCTTGGGAAGCGTGACAGTTATAGCCACTGACAAGACCGGAACCATTACGCAGAATAAATTGACCATAAAGGGCTTCTATTTTGATGACAAGATTTCTCAAATTGACAACCCTAGGGAGATTCCTAAAAAGCTGTTGGAAACAGCTCTCCTGGCAGAAGGCATTTTCACGGTTCTTGAGGACGAGAAAGCATCATTGAGAAACTCTTTGCAAAGAGCCATTCTTGATGCGGCGCAAGAAGCCGGCATTAACGTTCGGGAATTGCAAAGTAGCTACGTACTCAGAGATGAGCTCAGCTTTGACAACACACGGAAGATGGCTTCCTACATCTATGAACATGACAACACACTCCACATCTTCTCCAGCGGAGCACCCGAAGTAATCCTTGAAAGATCCCTCAAAATATGGAAAAATAATAAAGAACTGGATCTATGTACCAAGGACAAAGAAGAAATAAAAGATGCCATCTCCATTATGGCTCGCAGAGGCTGGAGACTTCTAGGGTTTGGCCTTCGAAGAATCTCTAATAAAGATGGGCCATGGACAGAGGATCTGGAAAGGGGTCTAATCTTCGTCGGCATCATTGGTTTTATTGACCCTCCGAGACCAGAAGTCAAAGATGCCATCCACTCCTGTCGTAATGCAGGAATAAGGGTTGTAATGATCACTGGCGACCACCCAGAAACAGCTAGAGCCATCGCTAGAGAAGTGGGAATCGATAATAGCCAAATTCTATCTGGAATCGAAATTTCCAAGATGAACGATGAAGAATTAAAGAAAGCACTAAAGACTACTTCCATATTCGCCAGAACCACCCCTGAACACAAGCTACGCATTGTACGCTCTTTGAGAGAGGAAGGGGAAATCGTTGCAGTGACAGGAGACGGCATCAACGACGCTCCAGCTCTTAAGGAGGCTGACATAGGCATAGCCATGGGCATCCGAGGCACAGATGTCGCTAAAGAAGCCGCCGACATGATTTTGACAGACGACAATTTCGCCACCATTGCAATAGCAGTTAGAGAAGGGAGAAAAATATACGACAATCTAAGGAAGGCAGTGCGCTACTACCTTGCCTGCAAAGTAGCACTGGTATCCAGCTTCCTCCTCCCAATCATTCTGGGCGTCCCCCTACCCTTTGCTCCTATTCAGATCATTGTCTTGGAGCTCTTCATGGATCTCGCAGCCTCAGCAACATTCACCGCAGAACCAGAAGAACATGACGTAATGGTTAGACCACCACGCAACCCAAAGGAAAAATTCATGACAAAAGCTATGTGGAACAGTATATTCACAAGCGCCCTAGGACTCTTCTTAGCAGTCACAGTAAGCTACCTATTCCACTGGTATCAAAATTACAGTCTTATCCAAGCGCAGACCGCCGCCTTCGCAACTTGGATGCTTGGACACATCTTCCTAGCTCTTAACCTAAGATCTGAAAAAGAGCCACTTCACCACATGAGCCTCACCTCAAACAAACCCATGCTAATATGGATTGTCATCGTAGTTCTCGCCCTATCCCTAAGCGTCAACCTTGCCCCCCTCCAAAAATCCTTAAAAATCACTTCCCTCCCCATGACAAGCTGGATCCTAATCATAGTAGCATCATTCATGGCAACCTTCTGGATGGAAGCTAAAAAAATCCTACAAAGCACTATCATACAAGAAACACAGAAAACGAGAATTTAA
- a CDS encoding MoaD/ThiS family protein has product MKYIRVKVKYLAPYIKNLMGLEEETITIEGEASLKDLMVKIAEIHGKRILTQLLNEGGDRLRESLLTLINNTVIQDINHKLKDGDTITLLIAIDGG; this is encoded by the coding sequence ATGAAATATATAAGGGTTAAAGTCAAATACCTCGCACCATACATTAAGAATCTCATGGGATTAGAGGAGGAAACCATAACAATTGAGGGGGAAGCCTCATTAAAGGATTTAATGGTGAAGATAGCTGAAATCCATGGTAAACGTATACTCACACAACTACTCAACGAGGGTGGAGATAGGTTGAGGGAAAGCCTCCTAACCCTAATCAACAACACAGTAATACAAGACATAAACCATAAACTCAAAGATGGAGATACAATAACCCTCCTAATAGCCATAGATGGTGGATAA
- a CDS encoding DEAD/DEAH box helicase, whose translation MSFNLKYLSNVYHRIVKYEYEKYRKTGKIGDTFLTYEEIHSLGISDEVLSNLIKEGFVIKVSQNLYHSLLMDVAYRASDIRIKYGGTKYVLESSLDLQLRPFCSFEYVNFSKNDQNLEELKKEFSKIIPADLVDKFIEALIDAGLKGLSKYQFLSILQFLREDKNVVICAPTAFGKTYIFLIPILLFAIKSVLEGRKGVAAVLFYPRKSLGSDQMGRLIRIVYYLNRELNLNISIGIDDGDVKEKRKIRNFDEYRGIMCPVHKDEKLLVKDGKVFCRKCNDSFKFIALTREDFKQHPPTILITNIWAYQFRLCDPVYWKNGYLSENIKFLVFDEVHAYRSINAGILRYFVHILRSLVTPKGRLVFSSATIPKFEEFIQEISGLSLADFINLVYNEKTHGIDEHKLELYLLIAIHPFTSWETYIHELAIFLSTVNRIRTKKNLQSLIFVDGIRSISRIYTQLLEAVKLGDPRDHLHPDLSPEDAFCYWVYNEEYKMSGESKEELDLLRESIKGNVEVHFSDRVDRFDVERRIKSGAIDVVFTTSTLELGVDYDNVSVVVNAGIPFSLESIIQRVGRAGRNEETTLRSSLCIIVVRNNPLEYFYIYKGIRELTDINKIPKIPVSYSNVFVASYSALLYTLAYYGKRGGDLLRLRGSKEIAYMILDKTSSILPQIVRDLGISVDIKDIIEELKKITQILLQPNVEDRFKNIKYWKERVWLLNELNSFIDEFNNLLISMENELDKLSLKEKKLLTEKIGRLKLELLKMREGVKKVDLDIIKESVSEVIQNLMDIRSSIRVEYHPLYSFEGDLVELDYKLVKYFKPQIVILSKVNGVDGVSDEEFVKYYKAEEMYKKLSEHPINLVESMIGFRFMGNEFIDQLVTIGAELYTQTSKKEEFLSDVISRTPPFEPITIPFEERTQREITSCVGARHFWLVKPQKGFYIFPSEIYKKVATNDLIKGEAEKYKDILIPSQIDFLDMLTLEKAFIFKMQCKDGKPLYIKYGSEKINTSKIDGDKYLLYKNIGKLYQLEVTNGLYDVIKNKTINYLQRIDNEIQNSGDKWGLNFRYPYICFLGYCISVDPFDKSCPIAKTECTVIGCDGNKHWSGRIRKRRIFPKFYVNMNVRNLPQVDEPLTYHVKTMTYDELREDVEFVYDKVTVYLPRGFNDYLLREFEICPLGYLARTSLICLMFNQTLLDIILLNILRERNDIVNLLKFKFYMYRKLLEKGSYIDAALDYVKYDATKVETNSMEFINFVRECLIHTIAHLFFIFLITKKVQVDPDRITYFVKGSSIYVLEKSKNDGIGLVETVRNEIKSVGEKRFMEEFIEWSIDFLEKHDKRMENDSKILMSDSKNYLSKLSSQQEVRDKIVALQKKIGELNEKINSHIKLDFIDIVTYRHILSQELMKWEEYSDDLSEYLLPIIHSEGVPKLCADGCEDCLILYRGCTEPFLQNYIISRNLTITFLKIFKRGHLTFIGKGFGEFLKKLMKKSEKVIVKVPFIDDYGLSILLECKKSGVNVEVLTRPDNPYINELEKHGIRVTTHLTHAKVYLLLFGKQKISIHGSMNLTRSSFMENEEDVVILWDDDHKATLPGDCD comes from the coding sequence ATGTCATTTAATTTAAAGTATTTGAGTAATGTATATCATAGAATAGTAAAGTATGAGTATGAAAAATATAGGAAAACAGGTAAAATTGGGGACACTTTCTTAACATATGAAGAGATTCACAGTTTAGGGATATCCGATGAAGTTCTTTCAAACCTTATAAAGGAGGGTTTCGTAATAAAGGTTTCACAAAATTTGTATCATAGTTTATTGATGGATGTTGCTTATAGGGCATCGGATATACGTATAAAGTATGGTGGAACTAAGTATGTTTTGGAATCATCTCTTGATCTTCAGTTACGCCCCTTTTGTTCTTTTGAGTATGTTAATTTCAGCAAAAACGATCAGAATCTGGAGGAGTTAAAGAAGGAATTTTCAAAGATAATTCCTGCAGATTTGGTTGACAAGTTTATTGAAGCTTTAATCGATGCTGGATTAAAGGGGCTGTCAAAGTATCAGTTTTTATCGATTTTACAATTTTTGAGAGAGGATAAGAATGTTGTTATCTGCGCTCCAACTGCGTTTGGAAAAACGTATATTTTTCTGATCCCAATTTTGCTTTTTGCCATTAAAAGTGTATTGGAGGGAAGAAAGGGAGTAGCTGCTGTCCTTTTTTATCCGAGAAAATCGCTTGGATCTGACCAGATGGGGCGACTCATTAGAATAGTTTACTATTTAAATCGAGAATTGAATTTGAATATAAGTATTGGTATTGATGATGGAGATGTTAAAGAAAAAAGGAAGATAAGGAATTTTGACGAATACAGGGGGATTATGTGCCCAGTGCACAAAGATGAGAAACTTTTAGTGAAAGATGGCAAAGTATTTTGTCGGAAATGTAATGATTCATTTAAGTTTATTGCTTTAACAAGAGAAGATTTCAAGCAACATCCTCCAACTATTTTAATCACTAATATTTGGGCTTACCAGTTTCGTTTATGTGATCCCGTTTATTGGAAAAATGGTTATCTTTCTGAGAATATCAAATTCTTAGTGTTCGATGAAGTTCATGCATATCGAAGTATAAATGCAGGGATATTAAGATATTTTGTTCATATATTGCGCTCACTCGTCACCCCAAAAGGGCGTCTTGTTTTCTCATCTGCAACTATTCCAAAATTTGAAGAATTTATTCAAGAAATTAGTGGGTTAAGTTTGGCTGATTTCATAAATTTAGTGTATAATGAGAAGACTCATGGCATAGACGAGCATAAACTTGAACTATACTTATTAATTGCAATTCATCCATTCACCTCTTGGGAAACATATATACATGAGTTGGCTATTTTCCTTTCTACCGTAAATAGGATTAGAACCAAAAAGAATCTTCAAAGTCTCATTTTTGTGGATGGTATAAGGAGTATTTCGAGAATATACACACAACTTTTAGAAGCTGTTAAACTTGGTGATCCAAGAGATCATTTACATCCAGACTTATCTCCAGAAGACGCTTTTTGTTATTGGGTATATAATGAAGAGTATAAGATGTCAGGCGAGTCAAAGGAAGAACTTGATTTGCTAAGAGAATCTATTAAGGGGAATGTGGAGGTGCATTTTTCTGATAGAGTGGACCGTTTTGATGTGGAGCGACGGATAAAGTCAGGCGCGATAGACGTTGTTTTCACGACATCCACCTTGGAGCTTGGAGTTGATTACGATAATGTTTCGGTTGTTGTTAATGCAGGCATACCGTTTTCCCTGGAAAGTATAATTCAAAGAGTGGGTCGTGCAGGAAGAAATGAGGAAACAACCCTTCGGTCATCACTCTGCATAATAGTTGTCCGAAATAATCCTCTTGAATATTTCTATATTTATAAGGGGATTCGAGAGCTTACTGACATTAACAAGATTCCGAAAATACCAGTATCTTACTCAAATGTTTTTGTGGCTTCCTATTCAGCTCTTTTATATACATTAGCATATTATGGAAAGAGGGGAGGGGACCTTCTAAGATTACGCGGCTCGAAGGAAATAGCATATATGATTCTTGATAAAACAAGTTCCATTTTACCCCAAATTGTTAGAGATTTAGGAATAAGTGTTGATATTAAAGATATAATAGAAGAATTAAAGAAAATAACGCAAATTCTCTTACAACCAAATGTGGAGGATAGATTTAAGAATATTAAGTATTGGAAGGAAAGGGTATGGCTACTTAATGAACTTAATTCTTTCATAGATGAGTTTAACAACCTTTTGATTAGCATGGAGAATGAATTGGATAAACTTTCCTTGAAAGAAAAGAAACTTTTAACGGAGAAAATTGGGCGTCTTAAATTAGAGTTACTTAAAATGAGGGAGGGAGTTAAGAAAGTTGATTTGGATATTATTAAAGAGAGTGTTTCAGAAGTTATTCAAAATCTCATGGATATTAGAAGTAGTATTCGAGTTGAATATCATCCTCTATACTCATTTGAAGGAGATTTAGTGGAACTTGACTATAAACTTGTGAAGTATTTTAAGCCGCAAATTGTAATACTTTCTAAAGTGAATGGGGTGGATGGTGTTTCTGATGAGGAATTTGTCAAGTATTATAAGGCTGAAGAAATGTATAAGAAGCTTTCGGAGCATCCGATTAATTTAGTTGAGTCAATGATTGGATTCAGATTTATGGGGAATGAATTTATAGATCAATTAGTTACCATTGGTGCTGAGCTTTATACACAAACATCGAAGAAAGAGGAATTTTTGAGCGACGTAATTTCACGAACTCCACCATTTGAGCCTATAACTATACCCTTCGAAGAAAGAACTCAAAGAGAGATAACTAGTTGTGTTGGTGCAAGACATTTCTGGTTAGTAAAACCTCAGAAAGGCTTTTACATATTTCCATCCGAGATTTATAAGAAAGTTGCAACGAATGATTTGATTAAGGGCGAGGCTGAAAAATATAAAGATATTCTTATACCTTCCCAAATAGACTTCTTGGATATGCTTACATTAGAGAAAGCATTCATTTTCAAGATGCAATGTAAAGATGGAAAGCCATTATATATAAAATATGGTTCAGAGAAGATAAATACATCAAAAATAGATGGCGATAAGTACTTGCTTTATAAAAATATTGGGAAGCTATATCAACTTGAAGTAACCAATGGATTGTATGATGTTATCAAAAATAAGACCATTAACTATTTACAACGTATAGATAATGAAATACAAAATTCTGGTGATAAGTGGGGGTTAAACTTTAGATACCCCTACATATGTTTTCTTGGATATTGCATATCAGTGGACCCATTTGATAAAAGCTGTCCCATAGCAAAAACTGAGTGTACAGTTATAGGCTGTGATGGAAATAAGCATTGGAGTGGTAGAATTAGAAAAAGAAGAATATTTCCTAAGTTTTATGTTAATATGAATGTGCGAAATTTACCTCAAGTTGATGAACCTCTCACATATCATGTGAAAACGATGACATATGATGAATTACGGGAAGATGTAGAGTTCGTTTATGATAAAGTAACCGTATATCTCCCTAGAGGATTTAATGATTATCTGCTTAGGGAATTTGAAATATGCCCTCTGGGTTATTTAGCCAGAACCTCTCTTATTTGTCTCATGTTTAATCAAACGTTACTGGACATTATTTTATTGAATATATTGAGGGAACGTAATGACATCGTTAATTTACTGAAGTTTAAGTTTTACATGTATAGAAAACTTCTAGAAAAGGGTTCTTATATCGATGCAGCATTAGACTACGTTAAGTATGACGCTACAAAGGTTGAAACGAATTCTATGGAATTTATCAATTTTGTTAGAGAATGCCTGATTCATACAATTGCTCATCTATTCTTCATATTTCTGATTACAAAAAAGGTTCAGGTAGACCCTGATAGAATAACATATTTTGTTAAAGGTAGCTCTATTTATGTGTTAGAAAAATCTAAAAATGATGGTATTGGTCTTGTTGAGACTGTAAGAAATGAGATTAAGAGTGTTGGTGAAAAGAGGTTCATGGAAGAGTTCATTGAGTGGTCTATTGACTTTTTGGAAAAGCATGATAAACGGATGGAGAATGATTCTAAGATTTTAATGAGCGATTCTAAAAATTACTTATCAAAACTTAGTAGTCAACAAGAAGTGCGTGATAAAATAGTTGCCCTTCAAAAGAAGATTGGTGAATTAAATGAAAAAATAAATTCCCACATTAAACTTGATTTTATAGATATTGTAACGTATAGGCATATTTTATCTCAGGAATTAATGAAATGGGAGGAGTATAGTGATGACTTGTCAGAATATCTTTTGCCAATAATACATTCAGAGGGAGTACCTAAACTTTGTGCTGATGGTTGTGAAGATTGTTTAATACTTTATAGAGGGTGCACCGAACCCTTTTTGCAAAATTATATTATCTCAAGGAATTTAACCATAACATTTTTAAAAATATTTAAAAGGGGTCATCTGACTTTTATCGGAAAAGGGTTTGGTGAATTTTTGAAAAAGTTGATGAAGAAGTCAGAAAAAGTTATTGTTAAAGTTCCTTTCATTGATGATTATGGTTTATCTATTCTATTGGAGTGTAAGAAAAGTGGAGTGAATGTGGAAGTTTTAACAAGGCCTGATAATCCCTATATAAACGAATTGGAAAAACATGGTATAAGAGTCACCACCCATCTGACTCATGCAAAAGTATATCTTCTACTATTTGGAAAACAAAAGATTTCCATTCATGGTTCCATGAATTTGACTCGTTCAAGTTTTATGGAAAACGAAGAAGATGTAGTGATTTTATGGGATGATGATCATAAAGCTACTTTGCCGGGTGATTGTGATTGA